From Nicotiana tabacum cultivar K326 chromosome 20, ASM71507v2, whole genome shotgun sequence, one genomic window encodes:
- the LOC107818038 gene encoding V-type proton ATPase 16 kDa proteolipid subunit encodes MPSTFSGDETAPFFGFLGAAAALVFSCMGAAYGTAKSGVGVASMGVMRPELVMKSIVPVVMAGVLGIYGLIIAVIISTGINPKTKSYYLFDGYAHLSSGLACGLAGLSAGMAIGIVGDAGVRANAQQPKLFVGMILILIFAEALALYGLIVGIILSSRAGQSRAE; translated from the exons ATGCCTTCGACTTTCAGCGGCGATGAAACTGCTCCCTTCTTCGGCTTCCTCGGCGCTGCTGCTGCCTTAGTCTTCTCCT GTATGGGAGCAGCTTATGGTACAGCAAAGAGTGGCGTAGGGGTGGCATCAATGGGTGTGATGAGGCCGGAGTTGGTGATGAAGTCAATTGTGCCAGTTGTTATGGCTGGTGTTTTGGGTATTTATGGATTGATTATAGCTGTGATTATTAGTACAGGGATTAACCCGAAAACCAAGTCTTACTATCTTTTTGATGGATATGCTCACCTTTCTTCTGGTCTTGCTTGTGGTCTTGCTGGCCTTTCTGCTGGTATGGCCATTGGAATCGTTGGTGACGCTGGTGTTAG AGCCAATGCACAACAGCCAAAGCTTTTTGTCGGGATGATTTTGATTCTTATTTTTGCTGAAGCCCTGGCTTTGTATGGCCTTATTGTTGGAATCATCCTCTCTTCTCGTGCTGGTCAGTCTAGAGCAGAGTAG